Proteins found in one Bordetella genomosp. 11 genomic segment:
- a CDS encoding LysR substrate-binding domain-containing protein, with the protein MAQLDRVLRSNIKLRHLQLLVALDQFRHLGRTSEFLSVSQPAVSRMLTEIEAMLGQVLFLRSTRGTEPTQAGKAMVRFARSVLAQYERTRDEIGALESGAVGRVRVGAMGVALSPLLADAVVLLKQQSTRATVLIETGDLTNLLPKLRLGEVDLFVGRLEPGYASPDLTTEALYAEPMVAVVAPGHPLARRRKPDWAQVAATPCVMPPPWASLRVKLEQQFHRHGVQPPEDVVETSSYLGVSVFVRRRGAVGFMAQSAAREFEQSGLLSVLRLRVDLELPSVGIIALREVTPTPVATQLIHCLRQAASRRRPAAR; encoded by the coding sequence ATGGCCCAACTCGACCGTGTCTTGCGCAGCAATATCAAGCTGCGCCACCTGCAGCTGCTGGTGGCGCTGGATCAGTTCCGGCACCTGGGCCGGACGTCGGAGTTCCTGTCCGTCAGCCAACCCGCCGTGTCGCGCATGCTGACGGAGATCGAGGCGATGCTGGGGCAGGTGCTGTTCCTGCGATCCACGCGCGGCACCGAACCGACGCAGGCCGGCAAGGCGATGGTGCGTTTCGCGCGATCCGTGCTCGCGCAATACGAACGCACGCGCGACGAAATCGGCGCCCTGGAAAGCGGGGCGGTGGGGCGTGTGCGAGTCGGCGCGATGGGCGTGGCGCTGTCGCCGTTGCTGGCCGACGCGGTGGTGCTGTTGAAGCAGCAATCCACCCGCGCGACGGTGCTGATAGAGACAGGGGACCTGACCAACCTGCTTCCCAAGCTGCGCCTGGGCGAAGTCGACCTGTTCGTGGGGAGGCTGGAGCCAGGCTACGCTTCACCGGACCTGACGACCGAAGCGTTGTACGCCGAGCCCATGGTGGCCGTGGTGGCACCCGGTCATCCGCTGGCGCGGCGGCGCAAACCGGATTGGGCGCAGGTCGCGGCCACGCCCTGCGTGATGCCGCCGCCATGGGCGTCGCTGCGGGTCAAGCTGGAACAGCAGTTTCATCGCCACGGCGTGCAGCCGCCGGAGGACGTCGTCGAAACGTCTTCCTACCTGGGTGTGTCGGTTTTCGTACGGCGGCGCGGCGCGGTCGGCTTCATGGCGCAAAGCGCGGCGCGGGAGTTCGAGCAATCCGGGCTGCTTTCGGTACTGCGCCTGCGGGTGGATCTGGAGCTGCCCAGCGTCGGCATCATCGCGTTGCGCGAAGTCACGCCGACGCCGGTGGCCACGCAATTGATTCATTGCCTACGTCAGGCGGCGTCCCGGCGCCGGCCCGCGGCGCGATAG
- the hpaI gene encoding 4-hydroxy-2-oxoheptanedioate aldolase, with the protein MPALNPFKSALASGTPRIGLWLSMADPYLAEVAATAGFHWLLVDGEHAPNDLRSTLHALQAVAAYASHPVVRIPDSDPARIKRMLDIGARTLLVPMVDTAEQARALVAATRYPPRGIRGVGSAVGRASQWSQRADYLAVADDEICLLVQAETTTALQNLPALCATEGVDGVFIGPADLAASMGHRGNPGHPDVQAAIEAAMRTIVAAGKAAGTLTSDPALARRYLDLGCTFVATGVDILIFANAARKLARDFAC; encoded by the coding sequence ATGCCTGCCCTGAATCCCTTCAAATCCGCGCTGGCGTCGGGGACGCCGCGCATCGGCCTGTGGCTTTCCATGGCCGATCCCTATCTGGCGGAAGTCGCGGCCACCGCCGGCTTTCACTGGCTGCTCGTCGATGGCGAGCACGCACCGAACGACCTGCGCAGCACGCTGCACGCCCTGCAGGCGGTCGCCGCCTATGCGTCGCACCCCGTCGTGCGGATACCCGATAGCGATCCGGCGCGCATCAAGCGCATGCTCGACATCGGCGCGCGCACGCTGCTGGTGCCGATGGTCGATACCGCGGAACAGGCGCGCGCCCTGGTCGCGGCCACGCGCTATCCGCCGCGCGGCATCCGCGGGGTGGGCAGCGCCGTGGGCCGGGCCTCGCAATGGAGCCAGCGCGCCGATTACCTGGCGGTCGCCGACGACGAGATCTGCCTGCTCGTACAGGCGGAAACCACCACCGCCCTGCAGAACCTGCCGGCGCTGTGCGCCACCGAGGGCGTCGATGGCGTATTCATCGGACCGGCCGACCTGGCCGCTTCGATGGGACACCGCGGCAACCCCGGCCATCCGGACGTCCAGGCGGCCATCGAAGCGGCGATGCGGACCATCGTGGCCGCGGGCAAGGCCGCCGGTACATTGACCTCCGACCCCGCGCTGGCGCGACGCTATCTGGACCTGGGATGTACCTTCGTCGCCACCGGCGTGGACATCCTGATCTTCGCCAACGCGGCGCGCAAACTCGCGCGCGACTTCGCCTGCTGA
- a CDS encoding TRAP transporter large permease produces the protein MDFFIANLAPIMFATLVVFLLLGFPVAFALAANGILFGLVGIEAGLLTPALFQALPQRVFGIISNDTLLAVPFFTLMGLVLERSGMAEDLLETIGQLFGTVRGGLAFAVVFVGAMLAATTGVVSASVISMGLISLPIMLRYGYDRRLASGVIAASGTLSQIIPPSLVLIILADQLGRSIGDMYRAAMVPGFVLAGLYVVYVAIMCVIKPASAPALPEEARRFRESNGTRGGRSLLVLMAISVTVAWALGQWMENDTAPADERIVLSLLLWGLTAFVIAIVNKVLRLGLLSALAERVTFVMIPPLFLIFLVLGTIFIGVATPTEGGAMGAVGAIAMALARRRLTLDLLKQAMDTTTKLSCFVVFILVGSTVFGLTFRGVNGDLWVEHLLTGLPGGQWGFLIVVSVLTFVLAFFLDFFELAFIIVPLLGPVAEKMGIDLIWFGVILAVNMQTSFMHPPFGFALFYLRSVAPKDPYRDKVTGRTIAPVTTGQIYWGSVPFIVIQLVMVATVMLVPAMVMHYKGDQSQVDPSSVKIDVQGGYGTSVYGGGADDPGASFK, from the coding sequence ATGGACTTTTTCATCGCCAACCTGGCGCCCATCATGTTCGCCACCCTGGTGGTATTCCTGCTGCTGGGCTTTCCGGTGGCCTTCGCGTTGGCGGCCAACGGCATCCTGTTCGGGTTGGTCGGCATCGAGGCGGGCCTGCTGACGCCGGCGCTGTTCCAGGCGCTGCCGCAGCGGGTGTTCGGCATTATCTCCAACGACACGCTGCTGGCGGTGCCGTTCTTTACGCTGATGGGGCTGGTGCTGGAGCGATCCGGCATGGCCGAGGACCTGCTGGAGACCATCGGGCAGCTGTTCGGCACGGTACGCGGCGGCCTGGCCTTCGCGGTGGTGTTCGTCGGCGCGATGCTGGCGGCCACGACGGGCGTGGTGTCGGCGTCGGTGATCTCCATGGGGCTGATTTCGCTGCCCATCATGCTGCGCTACGGCTACGACCGGCGCCTGGCCAGCGGGGTGATCGCCGCCTCGGGCACGCTGTCGCAGATCATTCCGCCGTCGCTGGTGCTGATCATCCTGGCCGACCAGCTGGGCCGCTCGATCGGCGACATGTATCGCGCGGCGATGGTGCCGGGTTTCGTGCTGGCCGGGCTGTATGTCGTGTACGTGGCCATCATGTGCGTGATCAAGCCGGCCTCGGCGCCGGCGCTGCCCGAGGAGGCGCGGCGGTTTCGCGAATCCAACGGCACGCGCGGGGGCCGTTCGCTGCTGGTACTGATGGCGATTTCCGTGACGGTGGCCTGGGCGCTGGGCCAATGGATGGAGAACGACACGGCGCCGGCCGACGAGCGCATCGTGCTCAGCCTGCTGCTGTGGGGGCTGACGGCCTTCGTGATCGCCATCGTGAACAAGGTGCTGCGCCTGGGGCTGCTGTCGGCGCTGGCCGAGCGGGTGACCTTCGTGATGATCCCGCCGCTGTTCCTGATCTTCCTGGTGCTGGGCACGATCTTCATCGGCGTGGCCACGCCCACCGAGGGCGGGGCGATGGGCGCGGTCGGCGCCATCGCCATGGCGCTGGCGCGCCGGCGCCTGACGCTGGACCTGCTCAAGCAGGCGATGGACACCACCACCAAGCTGTCGTGCTTCGTGGTGTTCATCCTGGTGGGTTCGACGGTGTTCGGCCTGACCTTCCGGGGCGTGAACGGCGACCTATGGGTCGAGCACCTGCTGACCGGGCTGCCGGGCGGGCAGTGGGGGTTCCTGATCGTGGTCAGCGTGCTGACCTTCGTGCTGGCGTTCTTCCTGGACTTCTTCGAGCTGGCCTTCATCATCGTGCCGCTGCTCGGGCCGGTGGCCGAGAAGATGGGCATCGACCTGATCTGGTTCGGGGTGATCCTGGCGGTGAACATGCAGACCTCGTTCATGCATCCGCCGTTCGGCTTCGCGCTGTTCTACCTGCGCTCGGTCGCGCCCAAGGATCCCTACCGGGACAAGGTCACCGGGCGCACCATCGCGCCGGTGACCACCGGGCAGATCTACTGGGGCTCGGTGCCGTTCATCGTTATCCAGCTGGTCATGGTGGCGACGGTGATGCTGGTGCCCGCGATGGTGATGCACTACAAGGGCGACCAGTCGCAGGTCGATCCGTCCTCCGTGAAGATAGATGTGCAAGGAGGCTACGGGACCAGCGTGTATGGCGGCGGCGCGGACGACCCGGGGGCGTCGTTCAAATGA
- the pcaDC gene encoding bifunctional 3-oxoadipate enol-lactonase/4-carboxymuconolactone decarboxylase PcaDC — MPFAFNGAARIYWRSDGSRSLPVLVLGNSLGTDFSLWDPVLPRLMRHFRVVRFDMRGHGASDAPDGDYTMDELAGDLAAVVDAAGLDKFHYCGVSLGGMVGMAYAQRSDHKLGKLVLSNTAVQFPPDVWSTRIDNVRRGGMAAIADGVLARFFTPPFLALDDPRVERVKETLLSLEPHGYAGCCAAIRDMRIADGLSSIQVPTLVLTGAHDQSTPPERGMEIAGAIAGATVTALPGAHIPMVELPLQWSDALLDFLAPEGQLAESERYALGLERRREILGRAYVDARLAARTEFNTGFQEMITQLAWGKVWTSTRVDDATRRIVVMAITAALGRWEEFELHIDAALRAGLEARLIEEALFMVSVYAGVPAANTGFAIAGKSLKKFMEIG; from the coding sequence ATGCCTTTCGCATTCAATGGCGCCGCGCGCATCTACTGGCGCAGCGACGGCTCCCGCTCGCTGCCCGTTCTCGTGCTGGGCAACTCGCTGGGCACGGATTTCTCGCTATGGGATCCGGTCCTGCCGCGGCTGATGCGGCATTTCCGCGTGGTTCGCTTCGACATGCGGGGACACGGCGCCTCCGACGCCCCGGATGGCGACTACACAATGGACGAGCTGGCCGGCGACCTGGCCGCCGTCGTCGACGCGGCCGGGCTGGACAAATTCCATTACTGCGGCGTATCCCTGGGCGGCATGGTCGGCATGGCATACGCGCAGCGATCGGACCATAAGCTGGGCAAGCTGGTGCTCTCGAACACCGCCGTACAGTTTCCCCCGGACGTCTGGAGCACCCGCATCGATAACGTGCGGCGCGGCGGCATGGCGGCGATCGCCGACGGCGTGCTGGCCCGCTTCTTCACGCCGCCCTTCCTGGCGCTGGACGATCCGCGCGTCGAACGCGTGAAGGAAACCCTGCTCTCCCTGGAGCCGCATGGCTACGCCGGCTGCTGCGCCGCCATCCGCGACATGCGGATCGCCGACGGGCTGTCCTCGATCCAGGTCCCCACCCTCGTCCTGACCGGCGCGCACGACCAGTCCACGCCTCCCGAGCGGGGGATGGAAATTGCCGGCGCCATCGCGGGCGCCACAGTGACCGCGCTGCCCGGCGCCCACATCCCGATGGTCGAGCTACCGCTGCAATGGAGCGACGCCCTGCTCGACTTCCTGGCGCCGGAAGGCCAGCTCGCGGAAAGCGAGCGTTACGCGCTGGGGCTGGAGCGACGGCGCGAGATCCTCGGCCGCGCCTACGTCGACGCGCGGCTTGCCGCCCGCACGGAGTTCAACACCGGGTTTCAGGAAATGATCACCCAGCTCGCATGGGGCAAGGTCTGGACATCCACCCGCGTCGACGACGCGACGCGCCGTATCGTCGTCATGGCCATCACCGCGGCGCTTGGCCGCTGGGAAGAGTTCGAGCTTCATATCGACGCGGCTTTGCGCGCCGGCTTGGAAGCCCGCCTCATCGAAGAGGCCCTGTTCATGGTCAGCGTCTATGCCGGCGTGCCGGCCGCCAATACCGGCTTTGCCATCGCGGGAAAGTCGCTGAAGAAGTTCATGGAGATCGGGTGA
- a CDS encoding tartrate dehydrogenase, whose translation MTTKTWRIAVIPGDGIGMEVMPEGLRVLEAACRRFGIALEYRHIAWASCEYYAAHGQMMPDDWKEQLRDCDAILFGAVGWPATVPDHISLWGSLLKFRREFDQYINLRPARLFEGVPCPLAHRKPGDIDMMIVRENTEGEYSAVGGTMYEGTDREVVMQQAVFSRHGTDRVLRFAFELAARRGKTLTAATKSNGISISMPWWDKRVEDMARQYPSVSWDKQHIDILCARFVLNPDRFDVVVASNLFGDILSDLGPACTGTIGIAPSGNLNPDRRFPSLFEPVHGSAPDIAGRGIANPVAMIWSAAMMLDFLGDGQGAMRQAHDLILDAIATVLRHGPHTGDLGGKAGTVEVGKAVAALVESGAR comes from the coding sequence ATGACAACGAAGACCTGGCGCATCGCCGTCATCCCCGGCGATGGAATCGGCATGGAAGTCATGCCCGAAGGGCTGCGCGTGCTGGAGGCCGCATGCCGGCGCTTCGGCATTGCCCTGGAGTATCGCCACATTGCCTGGGCGTCCTGCGAGTACTACGCGGCGCACGGCCAGATGATGCCCGACGATTGGAAGGAGCAGCTGCGCGACTGCGACGCCATCCTCTTCGGTGCGGTCGGCTGGCCCGCCACGGTGCCGGACCACATTTCCCTCTGGGGTTCATTGCTGAAGTTCCGCCGCGAGTTCGACCAGTACATCAACCTGCGGCCCGCGCGCTTGTTCGAGGGCGTGCCCTGCCCGCTGGCCCATCGCAAGCCAGGCGACATCGATATGATGATCGTCAGGGAGAATACCGAAGGGGAATACTCCGCCGTCGGCGGCACGATGTACGAAGGCACGGACCGCGAAGTGGTCATGCAGCAGGCGGTCTTCTCGCGGCATGGCACCGATCGCGTGCTGCGCTTCGCCTTCGAACTGGCCGCCCGCCGGGGCAAGACCCTGACGGCCGCCACCAAGAGCAACGGCATCTCCATCAGCATGCCGTGGTGGGACAAGCGCGTGGAAGATATGGCGCGGCAATATCCATCCGTGAGCTGGGACAAACAGCATATCGATATTCTCTGCGCGCGCTTCGTCCTGAATCCGGACCGCTTCGATGTCGTGGTGGCCTCCAATCTGTTCGGCGATATTCTTTCCGACCTGGGACCGGCCTGCACCGGCACCATCGGCATCGCGCCGTCGGGCAACCTGAACCCGGATCGCCGCTTTCCGTCCCTGTTCGAACCGGTGCATGGCTCGGCGCCGGATATCGCCGGACGTGGCATCGCCAACCCCGTCGCCATGATCTGGTCGGCCGCGATGATGCTGGATTTCCTCGGCGACGGCCAAGGCGCGATGCGGCAGGCGCACGACCTGATCCTGGACGCCATCGCGACGGTGCTCAGGCACGGCCCGCATACCGGTGATCTCGGCGGCAAGGCGGGCACCGTCGAAGTGGGCAAGGCCGTGGCCGCGCTGGTCGAATCGGGCGCACGATAA
- a CDS encoding UxaA family hydrolase — protein sequence MTFSPLIRLHPADNVLIARDSLTLGQAVPGHDLRIRAQVPAGHKIAARRIARGEAVRKYDVIIGVAGRDIEAGDHVHTHNVELADFQRDPAFGQDVVPVAYVPRARQARFLGYVRPDGRVGTRNFIGILSSVNCSATVIKSIAAHFNTERLAAYPNVDGVAAFAHTSGCGMSSPSEHFDVLRRTLAGYARHPNLAGVLIVGLGCERNQVDALVDTQGLAKDPRVRTLVMQDAGGTRATIAAGIAAIQAMLPAANECRRTEVPASHLKIGLECGGSDGFSGITANPALGAAMDILVRHGGTAILSETPEIHGVEYLLTRRAASREVGEKLLARLAWWERYTAGQNAQFNGKVGHGNQQGGLANIFEKSLGSAMKGGSTPLQAVYEYAEPIDQPGLVFMDSPGYDPVAVTGQIASGANLICFTTGRGSMFGSKPAPTLKLASNSPMYRRLEEDMDINCGRVLDGELGIEEMGQRIFEHILLAASGTRTKSELLGLGDHEFVPWHLGIVS from the coding sequence GTGACGTTTTCCCCGCTTATCCGCCTGCACCCCGCCGACAATGTATTGATTGCGCGCGACAGCCTCACGCTGGGGCAGGCCGTTCCCGGCCACGATCTGCGCATACGGGCGCAGGTCCCGGCCGGCCACAAGATCGCGGCACGGCGGATCGCGCGGGGCGAAGCGGTGCGCAAGTACGACGTGATCATCGGCGTGGCCGGCCGCGACATCGAGGCGGGCGACCACGTACATACGCACAACGTCGAACTGGCGGATTTCCAGCGCGATCCGGCTTTCGGCCAGGATGTCGTGCCGGTCGCCTATGTGCCGCGCGCCCGCCAGGCCCGCTTCCTGGGCTACGTTCGCCCGGACGGACGCGTGGGCACCCGCAATTTCATCGGCATCCTGTCCTCGGTGAACTGTTCGGCGACGGTCATCAAGTCCATCGCCGCCCATTTCAATACGGAACGCCTGGCCGCCTATCCCAATGTCGACGGCGTGGCGGCATTCGCCCATACCAGCGGCTGCGGCATGTCCTCGCCCAGCGAACATTTCGACGTGCTGCGGCGCACGCTGGCCGGGTATGCCCGGCATCCCAACCTGGCCGGGGTGTTGATCGTGGGGTTGGGCTGCGAGCGTAACCAGGTGGACGCGCTGGTCGATACGCAGGGCCTGGCCAAAGACCCCCGCGTGCGCACGCTGGTCATGCAGGACGCCGGCGGCACGCGCGCCACGATCGCCGCCGGGATCGCCGCCATCCAGGCCATGCTGCCCGCCGCGAACGAATGCCGCCGGACGGAAGTACCCGCGAGCCACCTGAAGATAGGCCTGGAATGCGGAGGATCGGACGGGTTTTCCGGCATTACCGCCAATCCCGCGCTGGGTGCCGCCATGGACATCCTGGTGCGCCATGGCGGCACCGCGATTCTGTCGGAAACGCCGGAGATCCATGGCGTCGAATACCTCTTGACCCGGCGCGCGGCCAGCCGCGAAGTGGGTGAGAAGCTGCTGGCCCGGCTTGCATGGTGGGAACGCTACACCGCCGGGCAGAACGCGCAGTTCAACGGCAAGGTGGGCCACGGCAACCAGCAGGGCGGCCTGGCGAACATTTTCGAGAAATCGCTGGGATCGGCGATGAAGGGCGGCAGCACGCCGCTGCAGGCCGTATACGAGTATGCCGAGCCGATAGACCAGCCGGGCCTGGTCTTCATGGACTCCCCCGGCTACGACCCGGTCGCCGTCACCGGCCAGATCGCCAGCGGCGCGAACCTGATCTGCTTCACCACCGGACGGGGATCGATGTTCGGCTCCAAGCCCGCGCCCACGCTCAAGCTGGCCAGCAACTCGCCCATGTACCGCCGGCTGGAGGAAGACATGGACATCAATTGCGGACGCGTGCTGGACGGCGAGCTCGGCATCGAAGAAATGGGACAACGCATCTTCGAACACATCCTGCTGGCGGCGTCCGGCACGCGCACCAAAAGCGAATTGCTGGGGCTGGGAGACCACGAATTCGTACCCTGGCATCTCGGCATCGTCAGCTGA
- a CDS encoding Bug family tripartite tricarboxylate transporter substrate binding protein — protein sequence MKKQPAIQPLRRALLLGGAAAVGTALLPRGARAAGFPNRPITFICPWAVGGTADQSMRVLCQVTGKVLDQTIVVENRAGASGMIGAKALASAKPDGYTIGQIPISVTRFSQLGMLAADPRSDFTYIARTSGQTFGIVVKADSRFKTLADMVQYAKSHPGVVTYGHAGVGGATHVGMEQFAMAAGIRLNAIAYKGGAPALQDLLGGQIDMLADSSSWAPQVESGHLRLLATWGAQRPPRFSNSPTLKDLGYDLVVDAPNGVGAPKGLDPAVEQVLRDAFRKAVASSEFKQVADRLDAPVMYLDGPDYQRYVVQVYDQETQLIERLHLKAMLQQG from the coding sequence ATGAAAAAACAGCCTGCGATCCAACCACTGCGCCGGGCATTGCTGCTGGGCGGCGCCGCCGCCGTGGGCACGGCCCTGCTGCCCCGGGGTGCCCGGGCGGCCGGCTTTCCCAACCGGCCCATTACCTTTATCTGTCCGTGGGCGGTGGGCGGAACGGCGGACCAATCCATGCGTGTGCTGTGCCAGGTAACCGGCAAGGTGCTGGACCAGACCATCGTGGTGGAAAACCGCGCGGGCGCATCCGGGATGATCGGCGCGAAGGCGCTCGCCAGCGCGAAGCCGGACGGCTACACCATCGGGCAGATTCCGATTTCCGTGACGCGCTTCTCGCAGCTGGGCATGCTGGCGGCGGATCCGCGCAGCGATTTCACCTACATTGCCCGGACGTCGGGACAGACCTTCGGCATCGTGGTCAAGGCGGACTCGCGCTTCAAGACCCTGGCGGATATGGTGCAGTACGCGAAAAGCCATCCCGGTGTCGTGACCTATGGCCATGCCGGCGTGGGCGGTGCGACGCACGTCGGCATGGAACAGTTCGCCATGGCCGCCGGCATCCGCCTCAATGCCATTGCCTACAAGGGCGGGGCGCCCGCCCTGCAGGACCTTTTGGGCGGACAGATCGACATGCTGGCCGACTCCAGCTCCTGGGCGCCGCAGGTCGAATCCGGCCATCTGCGCCTGCTTGCGACGTGGGGCGCGCAGCGTCCGCCGCGCTTCAGCAACAGCCCCACGCTGAAAGACCTGGGCTACGACCTCGTCGTCGACGCGCCCAATGGCGTCGGCGCCCCCAAGGGCCTGGACCCCGCCGTCGAACAGGTGTTGCGCGATGCCTTCCGCAAGGCGGTCGCCAGCAGCGAGTTCAAGCAGGTCGCGGACAGGCTGGACGCGCCGGTCATGTACCTGGACGGGCCGGACTACCAGCGCTACGTCGTCCAGGTCTATGACCAGGAAACACAATTGATCGAACGCCTGCACCTGAAGGCGATGCTGCAACAAGGCTGA
- a CDS encoding NAD-dependent succinate-semialdehyde dehydrogenase, which translates to MDSKAPHPQAGPLIRPHNFIDGRWTPGHDGQGFAVTDPATGLLIAEVPDSGPQDARAAVDAAAKALPLWRARLPRERAALLRRWHALILEREEDLAALISLEQGKPMAEARGEVAYGASYVAWFADEANRIYGDIIPDQQRGKRMTAIKEPIGVVAAITPWNFPLAMIARKIAPALAAGCTVVAKPAEDTPLTALALALLGQEAGFPNGVLNMVTASRARAAETVDAWLQDGRVRKISFTGSTPVGKHLARESAATLKKLSLELGGNAPFLVFEDAQLEAAVDGVMAAKFRNGGQTCVCPNRVYVQSTVYDRFARLLRDKVAALRVGPGSDPATHVGPMINARAVDKIARHVDDARRHGATVLAGGKRLEALGPNYYAPTVLGDANASMALCAEETFGPVVPLFRFDDEAQAVAAANDTPFGLAAYFYSQDLRRIERVSRALESGIVGINEGALASEAAPFGGIKESGYGREGSRYGLDDYLSIKYLCQGGLA; encoded by the coding sequence ATGGACAGCAAGGCGCCCCACCCGCAAGCCGGCCCCCTCATTCGCCCGCACAACTTCATCGACGGGCGCTGGACGCCCGGCCATGACGGCCAGGGCTTCGCGGTCACCGACCCCGCCACCGGGCTGCTTATCGCCGAGGTGCCCGACAGCGGGCCGCAAGATGCCCGTGCCGCCGTGGACGCGGCCGCGAAGGCACTGCCATTGTGGCGCGCGCGGCTGCCGCGGGAACGGGCCGCGCTGCTGCGGCGCTGGCATGCGCTGATCCTCGAGCGGGAGGAAGACCTGGCCGCGCTGATCTCCCTTGAACAGGGCAAGCCCATGGCCGAAGCCCGCGGCGAAGTCGCGTACGGCGCGTCTTATGTGGCCTGGTTTGCCGACGAGGCCAACCGCATCTACGGCGACATCATCCCGGACCAGCAGCGCGGCAAGCGCATGACGGCGATCAAGGAACCCATCGGGGTCGTGGCCGCGATCACACCCTGGAACTTTCCCCTGGCCATGATCGCGCGCAAGATCGCGCCGGCGCTGGCAGCGGGCTGCACCGTCGTGGCCAAGCCCGCGGAAGACACGCCATTGACCGCGCTGGCGCTCGCGCTGCTCGGGCAAGAGGCCGGATTTCCGAATGGCGTGCTGAACATGGTCACCGCATCGCGCGCGCGAGCTGCCGAGACCGTCGATGCCTGGCTGCAGGACGGCCGGGTGCGCAAAATAAGCTTCACCGGATCGACACCGGTAGGCAAGCACCTGGCGCGGGAATCCGCGGCAACGCTGAAGAAGCTTTCGCTGGAGCTCGGCGGCAACGCGCCCTTCCTGGTATTCGAGGACGCGCAGCTGGAAGCCGCCGTCGACGGTGTCATGGCGGCCAAGTTCCGCAATGGCGGCCAGACCTGCGTCTGCCCGAATCGCGTCTATGTGCAATCGACGGTCTACGATCGCTTCGCGCGCCTGCTGCGCGACAAGGTGGCCGCCTTGCGCGTGGGGCCGGGCTCCGATCCCGCGACCCACGTCGGGCCCATGATCAATGCGCGCGCCGTGGACAAGATCGCCCGCCATGTCGACGATGCGCGCCGTCACGGCGCCACCGTGCTGGCCGGCGGAAAGCGCCTGGAGGCGCTGGGGCCGAACTATTACGCGCCCACGGTATTGGGCGACGCCAATGCCTCGATGGCCTTGTGCGCGGAGGAAACCTTCGGCCCCGTCGTGCCGCTATTCCGCTTCGACGACGAAGCGCAGGCCGTTGCCGCGGCCAACGATACGCCCTTCGGACTGGCCGCGTATTTCTACAGCCAGGACCTGCGGCGCATCGAACGCGTATCGCGCGCCCTGGAATCCGGCATCGTCGGCATCAACGAAGGCGCGCTGGCATCGGAGGCCGCGCCTTTCGGCGGCATCAAGGAATCCGGCTACGGCCGCGAGGGCTCCCGGTACGGACTGGACGACTACCTGTCGATCAAATACCTGTGCCAGGGCGGGCTGGCGTAG